From Geotalea uraniireducens Rf4:
ACGGGGTCGATATTGGCAAGAAAGAGATAATCCGCACCGCGGTATTCCGCAGGAATAACCGGCTTGAAGTTCTCAAACACGTTGAGATGGGTTTCAAGGGTCTGGGCTTCGTTCAGGTCGTAACCGTACTTACCCTTCCAATGGAAAGTCTTGCCGCTCTCCCTGGCAAGCCCCCCAAGATCAATGTTCCTGGACTTGAGAAAATCCACATGCTCTTGGGGAAAATCCTCACCCACCACTGCCACCAGGCTCACATCGGTAAAAAAACTGGCCGACGTGGAAAAATAGGTGGCGGAGCCCCCAAGAATACTGTCCATTTTGCCGAAAGGGGTTTCCACCGAATCGAATGCCACTGAACCGACAACAAGAATACCCATCTACCGTTTCCCCCCTAATATATGTTTGGTCTTATAAAAAGTTCACTTCTTTCCCTTTTCCAGCTTGGCTTTCAGCAGGTCTCCCAGCGTCCCCATGGTCTTTGCAGAGGTCTCGGCGGCAGTACGGCGAAACTCCTCGATCGTCCGCTCCTCCTGCTCCGCCGCTCGGCTCACCTCGGCCAATGACAGGGAGAGACGCCTGTTTTCCCGGTCGACGCTCTCGACCTTCACTTCCACAGTCTCACCCTCCTTGATCACCTCGCGGGGATGGTTGATGCGCTTGCCTGCGCCCAGCTTCGAGATATGGATAAGACCGTCCACCCCGGAATCCAGGGTGACAAAGGCGCCGAATTGGGCCAAGCGTGCCACCCGTCCGGTGTGGAACGACCCTTCGGGATAGGTGAGCGCCACCTTATCCCAAGGATCAGCCAGGGTGTCTTTCAGGCTGAAAGAGATTTTATCGTTTTCCCAATCGATCTGCTTTATCACCACCTCCACGTTCTGGCCGACAGAGAGCACCTCGTGAATATCCTTAACCCGGCTCCAGCCGATCTCGGAGATTGGAAGAAGCCCTTCGACACTGCCGATGGAGATGAAAGCGCCGAAATCGCGCAGCGAGGTGACCGTCCCCTGGACGATCATCCCTTCCTTGAGTGTTTCCTTCTGCTCTTCTTTCTGCCGCAGCCGTTCCTCTTCCAGCACGGACCGATGGGAAAGGACGATGTTGCGGCCGTTCTCGCCGTATTCGCTGATTCTGAATGATAAGCGCTTGCCTATGTAATCGGCGGCATTCTCCACCCGCCGCAGTGATATCTGGGAATATGGGCAAAAGGCACGGACAGTGCCGCCGACCTTGACCTCGAAGCCCCCCTTGATCTCTTTCTCCACATGACCTTCCACCGGAATGCCGTTGCGCCAGGCATCTTCCAGCTGCGACTGACCGGCTGATCCGCCGCCAAGCCTGGTGGTAAAGCGCAGTTCATTGTGCGAAACACCAAGGAACCATGCGGTGATCGTATCCCCCTCCTTGACAGTCAGATTGCCGTCCGCATCGAGGAGTTCTTTCGCTTCAAGGACCCCTTCACCTTTTCGTCCCGTGTCGAGAAAAATCCAGTCGCCGCTGATCTTGAGTATCTTCGCTTCCACCTTCTGCCCCGGTTCAAGCCTGACCTGATCGGCAAAACTCTTGGCGAACAGGTCTGCAAAACTCTCTTCTTCGGTTGTCTCTTTTAATTCCTTGTCGTCTTTGTCCATTTCCGTTTTTTACCCCATAAATGTTAGTTGGAAGCATCAGAAATCATGCTGTCTGCTGCTATACGCAGCATGAAAATTAGTAGAAAGAAATGATTAAGTCAACAACTTAAAACCGGCTCGACTTAACCTGGCTTATGCAAACCTCTTACGCACCGCATTATCACATACAAATCAGCCAGTTACAAGCAGCAACCGGAACCAGAGGAGGAACCGGAGACGACCCGCCAACACATCCCCGAACGTGCCGTCTACTGTCAGGTTTTGCCTTTGTTGCAAAAGGGAAATATCGCCCTAAACTTTATTAGTGAGACCCGATCAACAGTCATCACAGGAGGAAGGGATGAAAGAGTGGAATGTGGTGATTACTGCTCGCGAAGGTTTTTTCAAAGAAGCCGGCGGTATGCTGGAGCAGTTCGGCCCGGTCAGCAAAACAGGCTTCTTCAATATCCTGGTAATGCACGTAGAAGATCCCTTTCTCATGATGGAAAAACTGCGGGAGCAACAGGCAACAGAGCCTGCCGCGACCCGGTTTCTGTCACGGGTGATGCCGGTGACGCACACCTTTACCTTTCAGACCCCCGCCATCTTCGAAGAGAAGGCACGGGAAACCGTCTCCCCGTGGATTCCCGGTCTGGCAGCAAAAGGCTTTCATGTGCGCATGCACCGCCGCGGGTTCAAGGGGAAGATTTCCAGCATGGAAGAAGAACGCTTCCTCGACATTTTTATCCTGGACGCCCTCGAACGTGCCGGAACCCCGGGACATATCACCTTCGAGGACCCTGATGCCATCATCGTCGTGGAAACAATCGGCCAGCGGGCAGGACTCTCCCTTTGGACCAGGGAAGAGCTGCAGCGCTATCCATTGCTGCATCTCGACTGAGGATGAGCCAAACTTTTTGCAAAGGAGGAAACACCATGGCCCAGATAGAACTGACCGAGCATGAAGCCAAAATCCTCTCCGAGGTCCTCGATTCGTATCTCACAGACCTGCGAACGGAGATGGTCGCCACGGAAAACAGGGAGTGGCGCGCGGAAATGAAGGAGCGGGAAGCCTTAGCCAAGGATATACTCAACCGCCTCGGCGCGTTGAAAGGCTAAGGTGCCCAATAAGCAGGCAATAAGGATCAGGGAAGCTCAGGAAGTGAGTGCAGAACGGACAGATAGCGCTCACCGCTGAGATTTTTGAGGAGGGTGAGGAATTCCTTCGACAAAGGGGCAAAGACCTGCAATGTTTCGCCGGTTGCAGGATGGACGATGGAGGTTCTGAAGGAATGGAGGGCGTTACCAGCAAAACCGGGCAGCGGCTGTCCGCCGTAGCGCCGATCCCCCCTGATCGGGTGGCCGATAAATTTGAAGTGCTGCCTGATCTGGTGCATCCTTCCGGTAACGGGGTAAACGGCAACAAAAGTGCAGTCCGACCGGTGAAAAAGCACCCGGTAACGGGTTTCCGCCTCTTTTCCCTCCAGTGGAACGGAGATGACCCCATCCTCCGCAAGCTCCCCTTCCACAAGGGCCAGATAGAGCTTCCCCAGCCCCTCATCCATGATCAGTCGGCCGAACATCGCGGCAGCCATTGAGCTTTTCGCCAGGATCACCGCACCGGAGGTACCCCGGTCCAGGCGATTGACCGGACGGAGTTTTACCGATCCGCCATCGCGCCCGGCGAGGAGTTTTGTCCCCAGATCAACCAGGTTCCGCTCGTCCACCTCAGCGGCGTGGTGCATGGGGAGACCCGGCGCCTTGTTGAATATCATTATCCACTGATCTTCATGGAGTATGTCCAGTTCTGGCCTGGCTTTACGCAGAAAAGCCGATGTTTTGCTGCTCTCCTTCAGAGTAACCGTATCGCCCAGGCGGAGGATGGTGCCGGAAACCCCGGGAGTGCCGTTGACGGCCAGGTGGCCGGCTGTCAGCAGCTTGCGCAGGTAGGAGTGGGAAGCCGACGGGAGGAGGTTCTGGAGAAAGCTCTCCACCTGCCGGCAGTGGTCTGTTTCGGAAATCTCGTATTTCAGCATGTCGTCATCTCACAATTCATTAAAGTATGAACGGATTCTGCCACCCGCGGGTTTGTTTTGTCAACACAAGTATCTGCATCCTCTCCAGGAGCCTGTCGGACTTAGGAATGAATCTACTGCGAGGATGGCAAATCGGTCCATATCTCCGTAAATTTTCGACGAATAGGTCCACTATTCGCTCTCAAATTTCCGAAAATCTGTCCTCGATTTTCCATCCTCTCGCTACGATTCCCTAAGTCTGACAGACTCCTAAGGTGTTGACCTTTTGGCATATTTTAAGTAAAATATAATTAAGGAAGAAGGTCTCTGACAATTGCTCTGGTGTACGTGTAATAAATCGTTTAGACAACCTGTCGATAATTTATGATCTAAGTTTCCAAGTCCAGACGTGGTGCGCAAGCCCTCTTCGGAGAAGGCAGCCTGAAGCGTTTTCTTGGGAGATGCTGAACAAAAGGGCAGTAGATCTAAAGTTTATACGGTACTCTGGAGCACCTTGAATTGGGCAGGATGATCATATCAGCATCAACAGCAAAAGCCCCGGGAATTCTCGCCGGGGCTTTTGCTGTAAACAAAGCGAGAAAAAGAGGGGCAAGCTGCATATGACAGAAATAACAATTGATTCCCTTTTCTTTACTGGAAAATCCGCTTTCGCGGGTTTTTGTCGTTACGAGGAAGAGGGAGAAACTTCGCGATTACGTAGTGTCCCCTCGATTCCCACTCCTCCGATTCGTTGCATGGCCTCCAGCAGGGAGTCGCGGCGGTTGGCAACCGGCAACCGCCGGTAGTGCGGCCGAATTTTTATTTCACAGATACAAAAGGACAAAAGACGGCAAAACCCGGCAGGACATTCTCCCCAAGTGCCCAGTACAGGGCCTTCAGGGCCTTCTTGACAACTGGCCGGGCAATGATAAAAATAAGACCGGGAAGGGATGGCAGCACAAAAAAGGAGATACCTAATGGTTATGAAGATGTCAAAAATTACCGCGTGTGACGTAAAGGACTGCTCATACAACCAGAAAGCCCAGTGTCATGCCCTGGCCATCACGGTAGGTGGTCCGGAAGTGTGCGCGTGCTGCGACACCTATCTGCACGCCGACAAAAAAGGTGGAGTTGCCGAGATGACCGGTGGCGTAGGGGCATGCAAAGTGGAAAAATGCTCATACAACACCTCATTCGAATGTGGAGCACCCGGAATCAAGGTTGGGCTACACCAAGGCCATGCTGATTGTTCAACGTTCAAAGCCAGATAAAAATGGATAGTGAAGACACACTGTCAGAAACCAACCACCATCCCTTCCCGAAATTTCGGAACGCCATTCAGGCATCCCGCCTTCTCCCGGCCTTATACGGCCCCATACCCCGTTTTGACGGCATTCTCCTTCCGTGCTGGACTCTTACTAACTTTGTGAGGACGCCCCCCATGCGAAAACTGATTGTTATTCTCATCATCACGCTTTTACCAGCTGCACCGGCCTGGGGCGATAACGCCTTTAAGGAAGGGGGAAAAGAAGTCGGTCAGGGCTTCAAGAAAATGGGGAAAGAGACTGGACGGGCCTTCAAGGAGGGTGGCAAGGAAGTCGGCCAGGGGTTTAAGAAGATGGGCAAGGAAACCGGCGAAGCGGCAAAGAAGACGGGCAAGCCGATCGGCGAATGGTTCAAGGAGGCAGGTAAGAAGACCGGCGAGGCATTCAAACAGATGGGAAGGGATATCCGGAAATTCTTCAAAGGGGAGTAGGCCTTTAAACTCAAAAACTTAACAAAAAACTTAACCTTGTCAGCAGCAAAGTTTTCCTCTAATATGCGTCGCCGAATTGTAATTCCAAGTTTCAGGAGGGAAAAATGAAGCAAGTGGTTCTGTTTTTTTGTTTGCTGTGCATGGTGATGTTTATGGCTGGAAACGCAGTTGCCGATGACTTGAAGGGGAGATTCGGCGTAACCGGTCGTCTTGGATTTCTGATCCCTGCAGATAGCGAGGTCGATTTCCCGGACGGCAAACATGTAGCCGAGACGAGTACTGCATTTGTCGGCGGCGGCGGACTTATTTACGGGGTGGACAACAATATCGCCCTTGAGCTTGATGTTACCCATACGGAATTCGATATGAAGACAGGTGGGAATACGCTGGGAACCGTTGAAACCAACAACCTCTCCATCGGCGCCCAATACCGCTTTCCTAAGAATAACGACATCGTCCCTTACATCGGCGCCGGGATCGATGTGCTGGTCAACGACTTTTCTGCAGGCTCTGCAGATACGGTTTTCGGCCTGCACCTGAGCGGCGGTCTCGATTACTTCATCACCAGAGAGTTGGCCCTGACCGGGGAATTAAAGGGAGTGGCGGCATTTGACGCAGACATCAACCGAACAGTCGGAACCAGAATCAATTACGACCCTTCCAGCATAGCGGGGACATTTGGTGTCAGGGTGTTTTTCAATTGATTTGATTGAAACGCAGGTCAACGCAGTATGACGAAAGGCGGTCCACTGACCGCCTTTTGCTTTTTATTGCGGAAATCAACGAATGCGGTTCAGGATGAAGCCAGGTTCCTGCAACGGCCCGAGGGGATTGCGCAGGTCACGATGTTCGTCGATCTGGGGATCGCCGCTCCATAGCTTGTAAGACACGTGCTCGTTCACGAGCACGAGAAGCGCCTTGAATTGCCAGCCGGTTTCATGCGACTTGCGCCTGAAGTTGAAGATGTCGAGCCAGAAGCTGCCGATGCGCCGGGTATGGGTCCTTTTCGGTTCGAACACGTATGAGCGGCAGTCGTTCCGCGCCCGGAGACATGCCTGCAGCCCCGGATCAAGCTCTGCCATGGGGATCGACTGGACCGTGGCGGCTATATCGAGATAGTTGAGGATCTTCACGTTAGGCGAGGTTTTAATATCGTAACCGAGCTTTTTCAGCTCCTCGACGGTGGTCTTGTCGGGGATGATCTTATCGTAGGCGGTTTTCGCTTCGGCAAAGGTTTGCCACGGGGACTCAACGGTCTCCCTGGCACTCGGCAGAAGCGCGCTGCATCCTGCCAGGAGGCTCAAGACGCCGGCAAAGGCCAGACGTATAAGCATCTCCGCTACCATAACCACACGCCCCGGAATAAAAACTGCTTAGTTTCCGACCCATGCCGGAATACTATAATTATATCGTGTTCCTGCCGTTTGCCAGTGCCATCCCGCATATTCTCCGCTACGGATAACTTCGGCATCCCCGCAACGAGCTGAATATATGGGCGCTTCCCATGGTTATTGACAATTACCCAGCTTCCACATAATCTTGCCCCATACATTAACGGGATGAACTCAGCACGCAAATAATAACAGAGGAGTGAACGATGATTTCCAGCGACATAACTTCAAAAGTCAACTGGTATGGACAGGATCACATTGTCAAGGTCAACTGGGAAAGCGACAACGGCGATTTGATTTCTGCAAGGTGCCTGGTCGACGGCAAAGAGATTGTAAAGTTTTTCAGGGGGAGATGGACAAATAAAAAGGGCAATAAACGTTATGACAGCGATCATTTTATCATCCTGAAAAGATGCTGTGTTGATAACTTCAAAGACTCGAAAAACATGCTCCCGGCGTTTATGCCCATTTTCAGCATCATTCATGGCGAGGAAATGTAGACAGGGCAAGCGGCAAGACGAGCTGGCCGGCTGCGGTTCGCCGGATGAAAAGGGACCTGTTGCCTCTCAAGATGGTGCGGGACTGGTCTCAGTAAAGGTCAACGGTGAAAGAGTAAAAGTAAGGGGACATACCGTACCCCCTTTCGGCGAGGAAATAGCGGTAATAAAACTTGATTTTCTCCGGCTTGGAGCCGGGCGTGACAGGCAGGCTGAAGGAGAACGGAGCGTACTCGTCCATCGACATGGTTATTGGCAACAAAAATGAAGTATGCTCGGAGATTTTTTTCCCTCCCTCGTCAAGAAGGGTTGCGGTCAGTTCCAGGTCCCTGATGTAAGCGTAACGGGTATTCTTGACAAAGCCGTCGATACTGACAACTTTGTCGTTTTGCGCGGTTCTCCAGAAGAGCGACAAATCATAGAATTTGTAGCTCTTCGGATAGAGCAAAGGATCGTATTTCGGTACACTGTACCCCTGGCAGGCTGTCAGCAAGAAAAACGCAACAATAATGACGGATATTTTCGATGCCATTATATCGGTATATCACAAAATCTGCCGATTTCCATTTCCCCCCTCCCCTACGCTGCATCAACGCATTAGGATACGGTCAGGAAAAAGGGATTGCTGCCGGAAGGGCAATAGTGATATATATAAACAGTACCTGAACCACAGGGAGCCCCCCTGTGGTTTTTTATTTTTCCAAAAGGGAGTCAATCAAAGCATGATAAGCGCATCAAACATTACCCTTGCCTACGGCAAGAGAGTCCTGTTCAAAGACGTCAACATAAAGTTCACCCCCGGGAACTGCTACGGACTAATCGGCGCCAATGGCGCAGGAAAATCCACCTTTCTGAAGATTCTCTCCGGCGAGGTGGAAGCAGACAAGGGGGAGATCACGGTCGGCCCCAGGGAAAGAATTGCAGTACTGCGACAGGACCAGTTCGCCTTCGATGAAGAGTCGGTATTCAACACCGTCATCATGGGTCACGCACGTCTATACCAGGTAATGGCCGAGCGGGAGGCAATCTACTCCAAGGCGGATTTCTCCGAGGCGGACGGGATTCGCTCCGCGGAACTGGAGGCGGAATTTGCCGAAATGAACGGCTACGAGGTGGAGTCCGAAGCTGCTGTGCTCCTGAACGGTCTCGGCATCTCCGAGGAACTGCGGCAAAAGAAGATGAAGGAACTGGAAGCAGGGGACAAGGTGCGGGTGCTCCTCGCCCAAGCCCTCTTCGGCAACCCTGACGTGCTCTTGTTGGACGAGCCGACCAACCACCTGGACCTGAAGTCCATCGCCTGGCTGGAGGATTTCCTCTACCGCTTTTCAAACACGGTCATCGTCGTTTCCCACGACCGCCACTTCCTCAACCAGGTCTGCACCCACGTGGCAGATATCGACTTTGGCAGGATCCAGGTCTACGTGGGGAACTACGACTTCTGGTATCAGGCAAGCCAGTTGACCCTCAAGCAGAAGCAAAACGACAACCGCAAGGTTACCGATAAGGCCAACGAGCTGAAGGAGTTCATCCAGCGTTTCAGTTCCAACGCATCCAAGGCAAAACAGGCCACTTCGCGAAAAAAACTCCTGGAGAAGCTCACCATCGAGGAGATGCCGGTTTCATCAAGGAAGTACCCGTACGTGGTGTTCAAGCCGGAGCGCCCCTGCGGCGACATCATCCTGGAGATAAACGGTCTCTCCAAGCAGGTTGACGGGATTGCGGTGTTAAACGACCTCACGCTCACCGTCCGCAAAGGGGACAAGATCGCCTTTGTCGGCGCCAACAGCCTGGCCAAGACGACCCTCTTCCAGATCCTCGCCGGCGAGCTGGAGCCGGACGCAGGTTCCTTCCGCTGGGGAATAACCATCACTCCCGCCTATTTCCCGAAGGAAAACAGCGCCTACTTTGAAAACGACCTGAACCTCATCGAATGGCTCGGCCAGTTTTCTCCCCCCACCGAAGGGGAGTCTTTTGCCCGCGGTTTCCTCGGCCGGATGCTTTTCTCCGGGGAAGAGGCGATGAAAAAGACCAGCGTCCTCTCAGGCGGAGAGCGGGTCCGCTGCATGCTGTCGAAGGTGATGCTCACCGGCGCCAACGCCCTCATCCTCGACGAGCCGACCAACCACCTGGACCTGGAATCGATCACCGCCCTGAACAACGGTCTCATCGCCTTCACGGAGGTGGTACTTTTCTCCT
This genomic window contains:
- a CDS encoding RluA family pseudouridine synthase; its protein translation is MLKYEISETDHCRQVESFLQNLLPSASHSYLRKLLTAGHLAVNGTPGVSGTILRLGDTVTLKESSKTSAFLRKARPELDILHEDQWIMIFNKAPGLPMHHAAEVDERNLVDLGTKLLAGRDGGSVKLRPVNRLDRGTSGAVILAKSSMAAAMFGRLIMDEGLGKLYLALVEGELAEDGVISVPLEGKEAETRYRVLFHRSDCTFVAVYPVTGRMHQIRQHFKFIGHPIRGDRRYGGQPLPGFAGNALHSFRTSIVHPATGETLQVFAPLSKEFLTLLKNLSGERYLSVLHSLPELP
- a CDS encoding ABC-F family ATP-binding cassette domain-containing protein; protein product: MISASNITLAYGKRVLFKDVNIKFTPGNCYGLIGANGAGKSTFLKILSGEVEADKGEITVGPRERIAVLRQDQFAFDEESVFNTVIMGHARLYQVMAEREAIYSKADFSEADGIRSAELEAEFAEMNGYEVESEAAVLLNGLGISEELRQKKMKELEAGDKVRVLLAQALFGNPDVLLLDEPTNHLDLKSIAWLEDFLYRFSNTVIVVSHDRHFLNQVCTHVADIDFGRIQVYVGNYDFWYQASQLTLKQKQNDNRKVTDKANELKEFIQRFSSNASKAKQATSRKKLLEKLTIEEMPVSSRKYPYVVFKPERPCGDIILEINGLSKQVDGIAVLNDLTLTVRKGDKIAFVGANSLAKTTLFQILAGELEPDAGSFRWGITITPAYFPKENSAYFENDLNLIEWLGQFSPPTEGESFARGFLGRMLFSGEEAMKKTSVLSGGERVRCMLSKVMLTGANALILDEPTNHLDLESITALNNGLIAFTEVVLFSSHDHEFVSTVANRIVEITPGGIIDRVMGFEEYLEDAEVTGLRDELFHGHQELAL
- a CDS encoding DUF1540 domain-containing protein; translated protein: MKMSKITACDVKDCSYNQKAQCHALAITVGGPEVCACCDTYLHADKKGGVAEMTGGVGACKVEKCSYNTSFECGAPGIKVGLHQGHADCSTFKAR
- a CDS encoding THUMP domain-containing protein — protein: MKEWNVVITAREGFFKEAGGMLEQFGPVSKTGFFNILVMHVEDPFLMMEKLREQQATEPAATRFLSRVMPVTHTFTFQTPAIFEEKARETVSPWIPGLAAKGFHVRMHRRGFKGKISSMEEERFLDIFILDALERAGTPGHITFEDPDAIIVVETIGQRAGLSLWTREELQRYPLLHLD
- a CDS encoding outer membrane beta-barrel protein produces the protein MVMFMAGNAVADDLKGRFGVTGRLGFLIPADSEVDFPDGKHVAETSTAFVGGGGLIYGVDNNIALELDVTHTEFDMKTGGNTLGTVETNNLSIGAQYRFPKNNDIVPYIGAGIDVLVNDFSAGSADTVFGLHLSGGLDYFITRELALTGELKGVAAFDADINRTVGTRINYDPSSIAGTFGVRVFFN
- the rpsA gene encoding 30S ribosomal protein S1, with translation MDKDDKELKETTEEESFADLFAKSFADQVRLEPGQKVEAKILKISGDWIFLDTGRKGEGVLEAKELLDADGNLTVKEGDTITAWFLGVSHNELRFTTRLGGGSAGQSQLEDAWRNGIPVEGHVEKEIKGGFEVKVGGTVRAFCPYSQISLRRVENAADYIGKRLSFRISEYGENGRNIVLSHRSVLEEERLRQKEEQKETLKEGMIVQGTVTSLRDFGAFISIGSVEGLLPISEIGWSRVKDIHEVLSVGQNVEVVIKQIDWENDKISFSLKDTLADPWDKVALTYPEGSFHTGRVARLAQFGAFVTLDSGVDGLIHISKLGAGKRINHPREVIKEGETVEVKVESVDRENRRLSLSLAEVSRAAEQEERTIEEFRRTAAETSAKTMGTLGDLLKAKLEKGKK